The uncultured Dysgonomonas sp. genome contains the following window.
AGAAAGCAATCATCTAAGAAGATCCGGATCCGTGTATATATTATATAACCATAGGTGTAAGACAACATAAGCCTAAGCCATTTGATATATAAATCCTCGAACCTAAACGATTATAACAACAATTTATGAATAATAATTCCAGGGAAAAATACAAGCAAAAAACAGCCTGTTTTGGGCTAATAAAATCTTGTTTTTCAGAAACTACTAAAAATGAAAAATAAAGATCTCACAACTAAAGTTATCACTTCACTTAATCCTTATTTATCTATGAATAAACCATTTAATCCCTATTTATGTATGAACAAACGATTTTTAAATTTGCTCCTATGTGGAGTCATGATTTTTTCAACAGGTATTTTCTCATCATGTGGAGACGACGTCGATGACCTGAAATCAAGAGTATCTGTATTAGAAGTGGCAATTGCTGATCTCAAAGAGCAACTGTCGAATGCAATGACAACCGGTGCAACTATCGTAAAAGTAGAAGAAAAAGACGGCACCTATACTTTAACTTTGAGTGATGGAAAAGTTATTACAATTAAACCGGGTACCAGTGGCGGGTCAAATATTACTGTAGAAAAAAATGAAAATAATATAATTATTACTGTGGATGGAACTGAATATGTACTACCTATTGGTTCGGCCGTAAACTCATTAATCTACAGTCCTGAAACTATCGACGGTATTGTCAATATTGGTAATACTGGTGCTAATGTGAATTTCCTGGCTACACCGGCTATCAGTTCCGGTGACTTGGCGAATGCTACGTTTGCCATTGCGGAAGCTCACCAACTGAAAGCAGGTGGCAATGACATGTTCAAGGTTGACGGTGATGCAACTATTGAGGGCGATTTCATTAAAGTACACCTTAAAGCTCTTGGAGTAGAAGCGGGTAAAACATATGCTGTGGCACTCCAAATGAACTTCAACGGTACCGCTATCAGTTCCAACTACTTTATGGTAAAAGTATCTGACGACTTCTCCTTCAACAGTGAAGAAATTGGAGGTTTTACAATAAAAGCGGCCTACAACCCCAAATCTCTTGAAAATGGTTTCAGTGAAATGACCATCAATGGACTTGATCTACTGAAAGTTACCAACTTCAAAGATTTATTTGACGAAATTCCTGCCAATGCAGTATTCTCTGTAGCCGGTAAAAGTGTGCAACCCGGAGGTTCAGCTCAGGAAAGATGGGATGCACTTAACAAAAATTTGTCTCAAGATGGAGCTTGGGCTATGAAAACAAGATTGGGTACAAGTTTTAATGACAATGCGGATCGGAAAGGATTCTTATTCAATATAAAAGCGAATGACGTAGTGAAGGCAAAAATTTACGTTATTATTAACGATGAGCTTGCAGGTATTGATTTTTCTGGTCAGTTTACTAAAGAGGCAGAAGCAGAATGGGGTGGACGCGAAAAAAGTCTAGCTATGGGTGCTCAGACTATTAATATACAAAAAGGATTTACAAATTACGAAACAGACTATACGATTATTCATGGCGGTGCTGCTGAATTCTTTGCCAAATGGGCTACTTTCGAAGTGAAGAAGGGCGATGACCTTCTGGTTTACAACGACGGTTCAAAATTAGTACTAGGTAACATTGCTAAGGAATACGCAACTGGTTGCCGCGGCCTGTATTGGTTCTATCGTGGTTTTGCCATCTATGTACCCGAAGCATTAGCAACAACTAATGGAAAATATGTAGATGTAAATGGTAAGGAATATGACGGCGCCGGTGGTTATGGTTATGATTTCTGGTTGGGCCAATATGATGAATATATCAATAATCCTTCGACATTCTATCCTCCTGCAGTTACTAACTTTGGCATAACTATCGATGCAACAAACGGTTCGGTTACACTTCCGGCCTCTTATTCAGGCTATGGATTCCGTATTGGGATTGGTGCTGGTTACGAATATGCCTATGGTGTGAAGAAAATCGGTTCGGCAGACCAACTCGGTTTGTTCTTCTTCAACCGTCGCTTGGCTCCCGAAGGTGCAACAATGCCTGCACCTCAATCATAAATTATTCTATAATAACAGATAAAGAGGAAACGAGGGTGTGGCAAAAGTATGTTGATACACTCACACCCTCCCCTCTTGACACAAAAGAATGATTTCCGATTAATAATTTAAAATTATATCATGAAAGATAGTAACTCAAAAACATATGGAAAAAGCGCGTCAGCCTCATGGAGGTTCATTACAGTCGCGTTTTTATGCCTCCTAGTGGCATTGCCTGCTTCAGCGCAGCTCCGGATGGTTCAGGGAATCGTCGTTGACGCCCTAGAAGAACCAGTCATCGGAGCCACTGTAACAGTCAATGGAAACGCTACCCGTGGTACAATGACCGACTTAGACGGTACTTTCAAAATAGAGGCATCGAAAGAAGAAAAGCTGACAATTTCATTCATTGGCTATCAGACAGTTGTGGTAACAGCTGATAAAACTGATCTGAAAATCACCTTACAGGAAAACAGCAAGGAATTGGAAGAAGTAGTCGTTGTAGGCTATGGCACACAGAAGAAAGTAACACTGACAGGTGCCGTTTCGGCGATAAATAGTAAAGAAATCGCTGTTACTAAGAATGAGAATGTAGTCAATATGCTTTCCGGTAAAATACCAGGTGTGCGCATCTCGCAGAATAGTTCGGCTCCCGGCGATTTTGATAGTAAAATTGACATCCGTGGTATGGGCGAACCTCTGATCGTAGTCGATGGAATTCCCCGTGATAAAGGATACTTTTCCCGTATGGATGCCAATGAAATAGAAAGCGTATCCGTACTGAAAGATGGTACGGCAGCTATTTATGGTGTTCGTGCCGCCAATGGCGTTATTCTGGTTACAACCAAGCGTGGTGATTCCACCAACGGTAAGTTTGATATCACGTTTTCTGCCAATTTAGGCTGGCAACAGTTCCTCTATGTACCCGAAACATCAAGTGCAACAGATCATATGTTGCTTACCAACGAAAAAAGATACAACGATTTTAACAGCAACTATCCTATTCGCACTACTCCTCAATATACATGGGAGGAAATGCTTGAATACAGCACAGGCCGCAAAAAAAGTACCAACTGGAACGATGAGTTGTTCAAGAACAATGTGCCGCAGTCGCAATACAACATCAGTATGGATGGAGGATCGGATAAAGTGAAGTATTTCTTCAATCTGGGCTACATCAAACAAGAAGGCGCCTACAGAAGCGGTTCTCTGAATTACGACCGTTGGAACTTCCGTAGCAACGTTGATGCACAAATTACCAAGCGTCTGAAAGCCTCTGTGCAGTTGAGTGGTTATATGGATGAAAAGAACCAGCCGCTCACCGACATATGGACAGTGTACAAAAAAGCATGGAGCTATCGCCCAACGGCCGAAGCATGGCTGGATGGCGATCATAGTATGCCTGCTTTCAACGAGCAAATGCCGGTAGCAGGTTATATGGACAATCCTGTAGCTCAAACCAACAGTGATTTTGCCGGTTTCCGCCGCGAAAAGCGTAATAACTTCAACGGCTCTTTGGCGTTGACTTATGATATTCCTGGAGTAGAAGGATTGAATGCAAAAGCATTCTATAGCTACGATTATTATTCTACAAATAATACGGAATACAAACGTACCCATAATCTATATCAACGGTTGGGTAATGGGGCTATAGAGCCTATTGTTCAGAATGCTGACAGTTATCTGAGACGCCGCACCGATCCGGCTTATGGAACAGTAATGCAATTATCATTGAACTATGCCCGTAAATTCGGTGACCACAACATCAACGCTATGGTGCTGTTCGAGGAGCAATACAATAACTATGACAACTTCTACGGGCAGCGCGATATGCTTCTCGATGGTGAATACCTTATTTACGGTGAAGCCGAAGGCCAAACCGCATTTTCCGACGGTGGCGGCATTTGGGATGTAGTTCGTCAAGCTGTGGTAGGAAGGGCGAATTATGACTACAAAGGCCGTTATATAGCAGACTTTGCTTTCCGTTACGATGGATCATCACGTTTTCCGTCCGGATCACGTTGGGGATTCTTCCCTACCGCATCTCTAGGGTGGCGCATCAGTGAAGAACCATTTATGAAAGAATGGATTCCATTCTTAAACAACCTTAAGCTGCGTGGATCTTACGGACGAATGGGTGACGATGGTGGCGCAGGCAATTATCCTCCTACGGTAGTCGGTTATGAACTGAATGGTAGAAAGCTCGGTTGGATTTATAACGGAGCTCTTATGGGCGGATTAACGCCCACGGCTATCCCCAATCCTGACTTGACATGGTACACCATAGACACTTGGGACTTTGGACTTGACTTCGACCTCTGGAACTCGAAATTGACAGGAACATTCGATGTATTCAAACGTAGCCGGAACGGACTGTTAGCAAGAAGTACATCCGTTATTCCGGGTACGGTAGGAGCTTCCATGCCTTTAGAAAATATCGAAAGTGATGAAACATTCGGATGGGAAATCAGCCTGGGACATAATAACAAGATAGGCGACATTACATATTGGGTAAATGGACAGATTTCGGCTACAAAGAATCGTTGGGACTATAAGATTGATTCTCCGGCACAAAACTCTATGGAAAATTGGCGCCGGTGGCAAACATCGGGTCGTAACAAAGACATCTGGGCTACCTACGTGGAAGGAGGACGCTTCAGCAGTTACGATCAAATCCGTTATCACAACACCACCGGAGGCAATTACGGACAGGGTTCACTACCGGGCGACTACTGGTACGAAGACTGGAATGGAGATGGAGTAATCAACCATCTGGACGAACATCCGGTGGCCACATACAACCTTCCGGTATTCAATTATGGAATCACCATGGGAGCTACATGGAAGGGTGTAGACATTTCGATGAACTGGCAAGGCTCAGCAGGTGTATACAATCAATATACTGAAGTATTTGCCGAAGTAGGTGCATTCGGGGGTGCTATACTGGATATCTACCAGGACCGTTGGCATACGGCTAATGCGACAGATGACCCATGGAATCCAAATACCCAATGGGAAGAGGGGCTATATCCGGCCACAGGCAGACCTTTTGGTTCAGGCACCACAGGTATTAAAAATACTTCGTATATACGTCTGAAAACATTGGAAGTAGGCTATACACTACCCAAACCCTTGATTAGCAAAATGGGTATCAAAAACGTTCGCGTATATCTGAATGCCTATAACCTATTGACGATAACAGGACTGGACAACATCGACCCTGAACGTCCGGGTGCTAAAGGAGGATCCAATAATAATGATGAGCAAGGTGTTTTATTTTATAATTATCCGGTGAACCGCACCTTCAATGTAGGTGCTACAATTAAATTCTAACATGAAAGGGCAGAATATGAAAACATTCAAATATATATGTATAGCAGCGTTGGTACTCACCATGGGCTCCTGCTATGACATGGATCTGGAACCAAAAGGAATCATTGGAGAAAATGTCCTGTTGACTTCCGACAATGGTATCAAAAAGTATTTCGCTGTCACTTATCAGGACCTTCCTATCGAAGACTTTAACTATAATCATACAGGGTCTGATGGTAACGGGAAGGGATATGCAACCGTCAATCAGGATGGTTGGCATACTGGCAATAAATGGACAGCACAGAAGGGCAGCCCGGCTTCAGCCGCTCTCGAAGCCTTAGGCCGCGGTACATCTTATGGTGATGGTTGGGGATATTGGCCTTACGACCGTATCCGTGATATCAATAATTTTATTCAGGTTTTTCCTAACTATAGAGATAGTTATTCGACCGAAGAAGAATATAATTCTTACCTGGGTGAAGCTCATTTCCTGCGTGCGTTTTATTATTTTGGAATGGTGAAACGCTATGGCGGAGTACCTATTGTAAAAGAAGTTCTGAACCCGACTGCAGGCGACGCATTGCTACAACCACGCAATACAGAGTACGAATGCTGGAAGTTCATCTACGAAGATCTGAAGTTTGCTATGGAAAATGCTGCAGATAGAAGCAAGTATGAGCCAGGTCGCGCCAATCGCTATGCTGCTGCAGCCCTGATGTCCCGTGCTATGTTGTATGCCGGATGTGCTGCTAAATATGGCGGCTACATCAACGTAAGTGGTCCCGCCGTCAGCAGTGGACTGATGAGTATTCCTGCAGATAAAGCAGAAGAATTTTTCCAATATGCATACGATGCTTGTAAGTTTATTCAGCAAGGTGGCTATACTCTGCATGGAGCAGGCGCCGCCGATGCTGCTGCCAAAGAAAAAGCGTATGTAGAAGTCTTCTTGAATGATAATAAAGCTGACGAGGACATTTTTGTGAAACAATATACGGCTGTGGCTGATGCCATTTGGGATACTAGTTTATTCCATTGCTGGGACGGAATGGTATTACCTTTGAGTATGATTGGCGGAGGAGCAGCAGGAGCTGCTTTGCAACCGACATGGGAACTCATGAAATTGTATGAAATGCCTGCCATCATCGACGAAGATGGCAAACCGGTTCGTTTCGACAGTCCCGAAGAGCTTTGGAATAACGGAGAAATGGAAGCTCGCTGCCGTGCCAATTTCTACTTCACCGGAATGACTGAACCAGGCTCCGGCAAAAAAACCGACATCCAGGCTGGTGTTTATACAGAATATCCGGGAACAGCCGCTGACGGCACTGCCGAAATTGGAGGAAGCCGCAATGACTATACAGACAAATATCGTATCAGGGCCCAGCGGGCAGGCGAAAGTCGGAATATTGGAGGTAAAACAGTAAGAGTAAGCGGACAGGACGGCTTGGGCGAAGGCCTCGGAGACGAAGGATATACCCGTTCGGGAGCGTTTATTCGTAAATATACAGACCCTTCGGCCGCTGCTGCCAGCCGTGTATTGTTCGGCAGTAAACAACCTTGGAAAGTATTCCGCTATGGAGAAGTGCTTTGCAATTGGGCAGAAGCCGCTTATGAGTTGGGCACGCTGAAAAATGACAACAACCTGAAGAAAGAAGCATTCGTATATGTGAATCAGATCCGTTTACGTGCCGGGGCTCATCCTCACGAAATGGTAGCCAATCCGGAAGATATAGGTACATCACTCTACGGATTCGCTATCGACGAAAACCTGAAATATATCCGTGACGAACGCGCTCGTGAACTATGCTTTGAGAACCACCACCTTTTCGACCTACGTCGTTGGAGAGTGGCCGATGTAGATTTCCTTAACGGAAAATTCGGACATACCTTACTCCCTTATTATGTACTGAACGAAGACAAATGGATATACCTGAACGAGGTAGAGACCATAGCCCGTACAGTGACATTCGAAAGAAGATGGTATTATGAACAAATACCGGGTGGAGAAATAGGGAAGAATCCGAATTTGGTACGTAATGATGGTTATTAATGGAAATAAATGAACTAAAATACTTGAATATGAAAAAAGTAATATATAGTCTGCTTGTGGGTGTCTCAGCTCTGTTAGCTACTTCGTGTATGGAGGTTGACAACTTTGATGAACCCAATGCCCATTTCACCGGACGTATTATAGATTCGACTACAGGCCAGAATATTCTTGCGGATCAGGGTGAAAATCGTGTTCGCATCTGGGAAAAGAGTTACAGTCTAAATCCCGCTAATCAGGATATCCCTGTGAAGCAGGATGGAACTTTCAATAACACGAAACTCTTCAAAGGTACTTATGATGTAGTTCCCGAAGGAGCTTGGTGGCCTTGCGATACGATACGGGTAGGTATTGGAAAGAAGTTAGAACAAAATTTTGAAGTGACCCCTTATCTGACAATGTTTGATTTCCAAATGGAGTATGTCAACGATTCACTAACAATGTCGTGCCGTTTCGACGCCCCTATCAAAGCAGGTCTACCCAATATCAGGGATATCAGGCCGTTTCTTAGCTTGAATCAATTCTGTGGTGCCGGCAATTCGATCAGTTATTATAACACTCCGGAGGATGCTAATGGTGATCCTCTTTATTGGAAAAGCATCATGTCAAGCTGGGCCAACATACCTAAGCTACAAGATGGAAAGAGTCAGGTTTATAGCTTTAGGCTACCTGTTAAACCTGGTTATATTTATTTCGCCCGCATGGGTGCCAGAGTAAATGATACTCAACAGAAATATAATTATACAGAGATCAAAATGATTGAAATCCCGAGTAAATAAAGGTACTATAAGGTGATTTAAATTATTCTCAAAATGTTACCGGGAGGGCTGACATAAAGAAAACAGACTCCCTCCCGTTTTTTTACTTTTTACAATGGTTCGTTATTAAACAGGGTAAATGACCGACTCCAAACAAACAATAAAAAGCACTTATAGATCAACAGTTTGTAGCTATTTATCCACAATTTATAACAAACTAATATTTACAATAAAGATGAAATATATGAAACTAAACAAGATACTATTGGGAGGTCTGTTATTATTAGCAACCTCTTGTAACAGCGGAGATGACGACTACATTCCGCCCGCAATAGAGCCGGATCCGAAACCAAATCCACCAGTAGAAGAGGTATATAATGATCTTGGATTTGCCCCACATGAAGACGGTAAACCTTTCGATACATACCGCGGATTGGTGATGGCAGGTTATCAGGGTTGGTTTGGTGCTCCCGGAGACGGATGCCTACATGCCGACCATGCAAATACCGAGTGGTATCACTACCGTGAGAACGAAGGTTTTAAGCCCGGTGTGTTACGAAACTCTATTGATTTTTGGCCGGATATGAGCGAATACACAGTTCAGTATACACCCGGAGATGATGGAACACCCGGTAGGTCAGAACATTTTTTCTATCCCGATGGAGAAAAGGCTACCGTATATAGTGCTTATGATGAATCGAGCGTATTGCTCCATTTCAAATGGATGAAGGAATACGGTCTCGATGGAGTATTTATGCAGCGCTTTGTGGGTGAGGTAATCAACAATGCGGATGGGAAAGCTCATTTCGACAAGGTGCTGGAGTCTGCTATGAAAGGGTCTAATACCTATCAGCGAGCCATTTGCGTAATGTACGACCTGGGTGGATATGAGCCAAATAAGAATAACAATACCGCTGCTGTTCTGGCCGACGCCAGAGATATTATGGATAAATATCAACTGTTGAATAGAGATGCTAAACAGAAATACTATCTCTATGAAGACGGGAAGCCATTGATTGCTTTGTGGGGTGTCGGTTTCAATGACGGCCGCCCTTACAGCCTTACCGATGTGGAAGAATTAATGAATGGATTAAAGGAAATGGGCTACAACATCATGCTGGGTGTTCCTACTTACTGGCGCGAAAGGCGGAACGATGCTTTACCTGATGCTAAATTGCACGATCTGGTCAAAGCTGCCAAAGTGATCATGCCGTGGTTTGTGGGACGATATGACAATAATAACTTTCCGAACTTCCACAGTTTAATAGAGCAAGACGTGAAATGGTGTAAAGAGAACAATGTAGGCTATGCTCCGCTTTGTTTCCCCGGATCTGCCGACCGCAATATGCATCCAAACAATACTGTTCAGCCGCGTCTGGGGGGTACATTCCTTTGGAATCAGATGTATCATGGCATCAAGTCGGGAGCCCAGATGCTCTACATTGCTATGTTTGATGAAATAGATGAAGGCACAGCTATCTATAAATGTCTCAATCAATCTAAAGTTCCCGTTAATACAGCCGCCCAGGATTATTATGTGGTATTTCAGAATGGTGGATATCGGATGACTTCCAGTATGGTAGAGGGACTGACAGGAAATGATTGGTGCAAAAAAGCCTCAGAACTAAATGTCACCTTTACGGGTATCGAAGACAATTTGCCTACCGACCACTATCTGTGGCTCACTGCGGAAGGTAAAAAGATGCTGCGCGGAGAAATCCCTTTGAAATCTACCTGGCCTGCTAGAAAATAGAACTTATGAAGTTATCAATAAATCTGTTTAAAACAGGAAGTCTGATCATTGCATTGCTCTTTGCGTCATGCAGTGATAGTAACGAGACCCCTGAGAAACTTCCGGAGGAAACGCCTCCGGAAGTTACTCCTCCTACACCCTCCGAGCCGGATGGCCCTTATGTCTATGATAATGATCTGGATTATGACACAGAGGCGTTTCTTAATGCCTATAAAGGAACGGCTTATAAAGGGCCTAATCGTGTGCCGGGAACAGTAGAGGCCGAAAACTTCGACGAAGGAGTGAATGGTGTTGCTTACTACGAAAGTGATTCTAAAACTGCTGACGGTCATAGAAGCGGACATGCAGTTGATATACGTGGAGATGCCAGTGCATCCGGTGGATATTATATAGGTGAAGTACAGCCCGGTGAATGGATATGCTATACTATTGAGGTGGACGAAGCCGGTGCTTATTCTATCGACACCTATTGTGTAAAAGGAGATGGCTCGGATGGCAGTTTCTATTTTGAAGTGGATGGACGTGGAGCAAGCCGGAGCATAACTATACCTCAGGGTGGATGGACGGACTTCACTAAAAAAACAACAGCTACAAACATCCAGTTGACCAAGGGGAAACATGTACTGAAATACTTCGGTAGTACCCCCGGCAATGTGGATAAGTTTGTATTTACACGCACAGGAGATTTAGAGGAACTTTCCAATTCCTTCACCTATCCTGTCACTAAAGCGATGACCAATCCTCTGTTTGTAGACTTTGAGTCGCCAATGTATAATAGCTGGTTGAAAGGTCCACTGTATACAGCCGATGCTTCGGCTCGCGTATGGAACATCAATGGGAAAGAAGTACTTTATGTATATGCATCGCACGACATGGAACCTGCACAGGGATGTGACCGCATGGATCGCTATCATGTGTTTTCGACAGAAGATATGGTCAACTGGACAGATCATGGCGAGATCATGAATGCAGCTACTGTACGAAAACAAGCCGGTTGGGGCTGTGAAGGTTTTATGTGGGCTCCCGATTGTGTATACAATCCGGCCAATGAAACGTATTACTTCTATTTCCCTCATCCTACAAATGCAGCCAATTGGAATAGTACCTGGCGTATCGGTGTAGCTACCAGCAAATATCCCGATAAGGAATTCCGTGTACGGGGATATGTAGAAGGTATGTCTGCCGAAATAGATCCATGCGTATTTGTTGACGATGATGGACAACCATATATCTACAATGGCGGCGGAGGCAAAATGTATGGTGGCAAATTAAAGAAAGATGACTGGACAAAGTTAGACGGAGCAATGACGCCAATGACGGGAATGAGTGATTTTCACGAAGCAGCTTGGGTGCACAAAAGAAATGGTGTCTACTATTTGTCTTATGCTGACAATAATCCGGGGGCTAATCGTTTGAGGTATGCAACAAGCAATTCACCACTGGGGCCATGGAAATATGAAGGTATTTATCTGCAACCGACTACTTGCGACACCAGTCACGGCTCTATCGTTGAGTTCAAAGGTCAATGGTACGCTTTCTATCATACCTCAGATGTTTCCGGGGAGGGAACTCTTCGTTCGGTGTGCGTAGATAAATTGTATTACAATTCTGACGGGACTATACAAGAGGTGAAACAGACTCGCAGACAAAAATTATAATCAAAAAGGCTTAATTCTCTATTCATTTTCTAATAAATCGATCGAATTAAGTCTTTTTTTAATCTAAAATTAATCTATCTGTTAGTTGGTATCCTTTTTATTTGCTTTTGTAAAAAATATCAACTTAATAAATTACTTATCATGAAAATCAGTAATGTATTTTTCTTCATTTGCATCCTTATTTTATCAGCTTGTACATCTATAAATAATGATAGTGCAAATAAACAGCCGGTCGACTATGTAAATCCTTATATGGGCAACATCAGTCATCTGCTTGTACCTACCTACCCTACCATTCATCTGCCAAACAGTATGCTTAGGGTATATCCCGAACGAGCCGATTTCACAGGCGATAATGTCAAAGGCCTGCCATTGATTGTAACCAGCCATAGAGGACGTTCGGCTTTCAACTTAAGCCCATATCAGGGAGCTAAAGAAAATATAAAGCCTGTCATTGCATATAGCTACGACAGGGAAAAGCTGATGCCATACTACTACGAAGTAGACCTGGACGACCAGCAAACGCATATCCAATATGCACCTTCGCATCAATCGGCTATCTACCAGATTGACTTTTCAAAATCCGAAACACCGGCTTATCTTATATTGAATTCCAAAAACGGAGCAATAAAAGTAGAGGACAATGCTGTCAGCGGATACCAAAAACTGGAAAATAATACCAACGTATATATATATCTGGAAACAGAACAAACTCCTGTAGAATCCGGCACATGGAAAGACAATGCCATCGACGAAAGCCAAAGACAGGCTGAGGGAGACAATGCTTTTGTTGTACTATATTACGGAGACAAAGCACAAACAATAAACCTTCGCTATGGTATTTCGTTTATCAGCGAAGAACAAGCAAAGAACAACCTGAAAAGGGAACAAAAAGATTATAACGTAAAACAACTCGCCGATAAAGGACGCGCGATTTGGAATGAGGTTTTAGGTAAAATTAAGGTGAATGGAAACGACGATACAGAGAAATCTGTATTCTATACATCTCTGTATCGTTGTTATGAACGTCCGGTTTGCATCAGTGAAGACGGGCACTATTTCAGCGCCTTCGATGGTAAAGTACACGAAGACGGTGGCAAACCGTTCTATACCGACGACTGGATTTGGGATACTTATAGAGCAACCCATCCGCTACGCGTACTTACTGAGGCAAAAACAGAAATAGACGTTATCAACTCATACCTTCTCATGGCCGAGCAAATGGGTACCAACTGGATGCCTACATTCCCTGAAATCACCGGAGACTCGCGCCGAATGAATTCAAACCATGCCGTGGCCACTGTCATAGATGGTTATATAAAAGGATTGAAAGGCTTCGACCTTGAAAAAGCATATATCGCCTGCAAAAAGGGTATAGAAGAAAAAACACTAATTCCGTGGTCAGGCGCACCTGCCGGATGGCTCGACGAATTCTATAAAGAACATGGCTATATTCCGGCCTTGTATCCGGGAGAGAAAGAAACTGTAGAGAACGTAAATTCGTTCGAGAAGCGCCAGCCTATCGCCGTCACTCTTGGCACGTCTTACGACCAATGGTGCCTTTCTCAAATAGCCAAGGCACTAGGCAAAACAGAAGAAGCTGACTATTACCTGAAATGTTCTTATAATTACAGAAACGTATACAATGCTGAGACAGGATTCTTCCATCCTAAAGATAAAAACGGGAAATTCATCGAACCATTCGATTACCGCTATTCGGGAGGAATGGGTGCACGTGAGTATTATGGAGAAAATAATGGCTGGGTCTACCGTTGGGATGTACCTCACAATGTTGCCGACCTTATCAGCCTCATGGGCGGCAACGAACAATTTATCGCTAATCTGAATCATACTTTCGTAGAACCGCTGGGTAAAGGTAAACCTGAATTTTACGGACAGCTACCCGATCATACAGGCAATGTGGGACAATTCTCGATGGCAAACGAACCGAGCCTGCATATTCCCTACCTGTACAACTATGCCGGGCAGCCGTGGAAAACGCAAAAACGCATTCACACCCTGATAAACCAATGGTTCCGTAACGACCTTATGGGTCTGCCCGGTGACGAAGATGGCGGCGGTACTTCAGCTTTTGTAGTATTCTCTATGATGGGCTTCTATCCCGTAACCCCGGGAATGCCTGTGTATAATATAGGAAGTCCGTTTTTTGCAAATACTAAAATGACAATGAGTAATGGTAAAGTATTCGAAATAGAGGCTCTGAACTATTCTG
Protein-coding sequences here:
- a CDS encoding RagB/SusD family nutrient uptake outer membrane protein, yielding MKTFKYICIAALVLTMGSCYDMDLEPKGIIGENVLLTSDNGIKKYFAVTYQDLPIEDFNYNHTGSDGNGKGYATVNQDGWHTGNKWTAQKGSPASAALEALGRGTSYGDGWGYWPYDRIRDINNFIQVFPNYRDSYSTEEEYNSYLGEAHFLRAFYYFGMVKRYGGVPIVKEVLNPTAGDALLQPRNTEYECWKFIYEDLKFAMENAADRSKYEPGRANRYAAAALMSRAMLYAGCAAKYGGYINVSGPAVSSGLMSIPADKAEEFFQYAYDACKFIQQGGYTLHGAGAADAAAKEKAYVEVFLNDNKADEDIFVKQYTAVADAIWDTSLFHCWDGMVLPLSMIGGGAAGAALQPTWELMKLYEMPAIIDEDGKPVRFDSPEELWNNGEMEARCRANFYFTGMTEPGSGKKTDIQAGVYTEYPGTAADGTAEIGGSRNDYTDKYRIRAQRAGESRNIGGKTVRVSGQDGLGEGLGDEGYTRSGAFIRKYTDPSAAAASRVLFGSKQPWKVFRYGEVLCNWAEAAYELGTLKNDNNLKKEAFVYVNQIRLRAGAHPHEMVANPEDIGTSLYGFAIDENLKYIRDERARELCFENHHLFDLRRWRVADVDFLNGKFGHTLLPYYVLNEDKWIYLNEVETIARTVTFERRWYYEQIPGGEIGKNPNLVRNDGY
- a CDS encoding DUF3823 domain-containing protein — its product is MKKVIYSLLVGVSALLATSCMEVDNFDEPNAHFTGRIIDSTTGQNILADQGENRVRIWEKSYSLNPANQDIPVKQDGTFNNTKLFKGTYDVVPEGAWWPCDTIRVGIGKKLEQNFEVTPYLTMFDFQMEYVNDSLTMSCRFDAPIKAGLPNIRDIRPFLSLNQFCGAGNSISYYNTPEDANGDPLYWKSIMSSWANIPKLQDGKSQVYSFRLPVKPGYIYFARMGARVNDTQQKYNYTEIKMIEIPSK
- a CDS encoding glycoside hydrolase family 71/99-like protein, yielding MKLNKILLGGLLLLATSCNSGDDDYIPPAIEPDPKPNPPVEEVYNDLGFAPHEDGKPFDTYRGLVMAGYQGWFGAPGDGCLHADHANTEWYHYRENEGFKPGVLRNSIDFWPDMSEYTVQYTPGDDGTPGRSEHFFYPDGEKATVYSAYDESSVLLHFKWMKEYGLDGVFMQRFVGEVINNADGKAHFDKVLESAMKGSNTYQRAICVMYDLGGYEPNKNNNTAAVLADARDIMDKYQLLNRDAKQKYYLYEDGKPLIALWGVGFNDGRPYSLTDVEELMNGLKEMGYNIMLGVPTYWRERRNDALPDAKLHDLVKAAKVIMPWFVGRYDNNNFPNFHSLIEQDVKWCKENNVGYAPLCFPGSADRNMHPNNTVQPRLGGTFLWNQMYHGIKSGAQMLYIAMFDEIDEGTAIYKCLNQSKVPVNTAAQDYYVVFQNGGYRMTSSMVEGLTGNDWCKKASELNVTFTGIEDNLPTDHYLWLTAEGKKMLRGEIPLKSTWPARK
- a CDS encoding family 43 glycosylhydrolase produces the protein MKLSINLFKTGSLIIALLFASCSDSNETPEKLPEETPPEVTPPTPSEPDGPYVYDNDLDYDTEAFLNAYKGTAYKGPNRVPGTVEAENFDEGVNGVAYYESDSKTADGHRSGHAVDIRGDASASGGYYIGEVQPGEWICYTIEVDEAGAYSIDTYCVKGDGSDGSFYFEVDGRGASRSITIPQGGWTDFTKKTTATNIQLTKGKHVLKYFGSTPGNVDKFVFTRTGDLEELSNSFTYPVTKAMTNPLFVDFESPMYNSWLKGPLYTADASARVWNINGKEVLYVYASHDMEPAQGCDRMDRYHVFSTEDMVNWTDHGEIMNAATVRKQAGWGCEGFMWAPDCVYNPANETYYFYFPHPTNAANWNSTWRIGVATSKYPDKEFRVRGYVEGMSAEIDPCVFVDDDGQPYIYNGGGGKMYGGKLKKDDWTKLDGAMTPMTGMSDFHEAAWVHKRNGVYYLSYADNNPGANRLRYATSNSPLGPWKYEGIYLQPTTCDTSHGSIVEFKGQWYAFYHTSDVSGEGTLRSVCVDKLYYNSDGTIQEVKQTRRQKL